In the genome of Paenibacillus pabuli, one region contains:
- a CDS encoding GNAT family N-acetyltransferase, translated as MHRKQNLKMKKVDVSHLEQYSELLRYVFQVTHNDLHKHGWKESEILHEKSPVLQQADVLGWFDGEKLISQVSIYPFEVRIFNQTYAMGGVTGVGTFPEYSGQGLMNKLLLQALTNMREKKQSISYLYPYSIPYYRRKGWEIISDKIVFEVQDFQLPKNKPVPGDVARVEPESEDVRTAYERFSMQTHGAMLRKELAWSEYWRWDSDDLTAAVYYGEDGQPDGYILYWIEEEVFHVKDMIFIHEEARSGLWNFISAHFSMISKVVGNIHTDEQLAFLLEDADIKETISPYFMARIVDIEQFISKYPFKPAAMTREWTFTLQDPLLSWNQGTFTLQIEPNGSGRVIRSQGRRSEDSINIQTMTTMLLGYKRPEYLYKIGRIKCDPETLDLLEDAIEQQAPYFSDYF; from the coding sequence ATGCATCGTAAGCAAAATTTAAAAATGAAAAAAGTGGATGTATCGCATTTAGAACAATATAGTGAGCTGTTACGTTATGTATTTCAGGTCACTCATAATGATCTTCACAAGCATGGCTGGAAAGAAAGCGAAATTCTCCATGAAAAGTCACCTGTCTTACAACAAGCAGATGTACTTGGATGGTTCGATGGCGAAAAACTGATTTCTCAGGTATCCATATATCCATTTGAGGTTCGAATATTTAACCAAACATACGCTATGGGTGGAGTCACTGGTGTGGGTACTTTCCCTGAATATTCTGGCCAAGGCTTAATGAATAAACTGCTGCTTCAAGCTCTCACCAATATGCGTGAAAAGAAACAATCTATTTCTTACTTGTATCCGTATTCCATACCGTATTATCGGCGTAAGGGATGGGAGATCATTTCTGATAAAATTGTATTCGAGGTTCAAGATTTTCAGTTACCTAAAAACAAACCCGTTCCAGGTGATGTGGCACGTGTAGAACCCGAAAGCGAAGATGTGAGGACGGCTTATGAACGTTTCTCAATGCAAACCCATGGAGCCATGCTGCGAAAAGAACTTGCGTGGAGTGAGTATTGGCGATGGGATTCAGATGACTTAACTGCAGCTGTCTATTATGGAGAAGACGGTCAACCGGACGGCTACATCTTATATTGGATTGAAGAAGAAGTATTTCACGTCAAAGATATGATTTTCATTCATGAAGAGGCGCGAAGTGGACTGTGGAATTTCATTAGTGCCCATTTTTCAATGATATCTAAAGTAGTTGGCAATATTCATACCGATGAACAGCTTGCCTTTCTGCTGGAAGATGCTGATATTAAGGAAACCATTTCGCCTTATTTTATGGCACGGATTGTGGACATTGAGCAATTTATTTCAAAATATCCATTCAAACCCGCAGCGATGACTAGAGAATGGACCTTTACCCTGCAGGACCCTTTGTTGTCATGGAATCAAGGAACATTCACACTGCAAATTGAACCGAATGGAAGCGGTAGAGTGATTCGGAGTCAAGGTCGACGTAGTGAAGACAGCATAAATATTCAAACCATGACAACCATGTTGTTAGGTTATAAACGTCCTGAATATTTGTATAAGATTGGCCGCATTAAGTGTGATCCAGAGACGCTAGATTTGTTAGAGGATGCTATTGAGCAGCAGGCGCCTTATTTTTCGGATTACTTTTAA